The genomic region TGTGACGTTGCCAGAGTCTGTGGGACATGTTATCTGGGATTCCACGCTGCTGGATCTGCCTCCTGTGCCCAATGGGACAGGACCTTAGAAGGGAGGCACACCAGCTTGGGTGGGTGGCCCGGCAGGCGCAAGGGAGCTGTGTAGTGCACCAGGCCTCCCAGCTCATCTTCCTTCTCCAGAGGCCTtattcccccttccctctcccctcacctGCTGGGAAGATGACCATATTATAAAATCTGAGAGCTGGGTGGGACCTAGAGCTCTCAAAAGACTtagcaaggccgggcgcggtggctcatgcctgttatcccagcattttgggaggccgaggtgggtggatcatgaggtcaagagatcgagaccatcctggccaacatggtgaaagcccgtctctactaaaaaatacaaacattagctggggtgtggtggcggcgcctgtagtcccagctacacaggaggctgaggcaggagaatcacttgaacccaggaggcggaggttgcagtgagctgagattgcgccactgcactccagcctggcgacagagtgagactccatctcaaaaaaacaaaacaaaacaaaaaagacttagCAAATAAGCAGGAGAGGAGAGTGAATCTCTCTGACAAGGCCCCCTGTTTTGGACAGGCTAGAGCCAAAGTGAGctgtccaaggtcacacggcCAGCTCAAGCGTGGGAATGGCAAGGCTGCGCTTCCCCTGCTTTTGTGATGGATGCTTCCTTCTGGCTCCATGAGCCTGGGGGAATTGCTGCCCCTTCTGGTTCAGTTTCCTGCTTTGTAAAAAGGGGCTATGACCTGCCTCACAGGGTGGTTGAGAAGGGGACAGAAGGGCCTGGATGATGTCTCACGAGCAGCTAACTGGAGATCTTCCTGCCAGCTCTGCAAATGGATTTGCCCCAGCGCTTTAGGGGTCTGGAGAGGCTGGGAGAATCCAAGTCACCTGATATCCAATCCTGTGCCAAGACGGGTACCTAGCACTCCTGTACCATGGGGTCCAGGACAGTGGGCAGCTGGGGGCTGTGTCCTTGGGACTAGTCCCATGGTGTGGTTTGGGGACCCATTCCAAGAACCAAGAAGGGAGACACAGAGAAGTCAAGCAAGAATTAGCATGTGATGTGGTAAAAAGCATGGTCTGTGGGGACAACCAGAGCTGTGTCTGGGTTTGGCTGCTGTGGCTAGAGGCAGTCACATCACCGTTGGGCTTTCACATCCCTCTCTATGCAGAGTGGATGACGCATGAAGCGCTTGCGTGCCGTGGTGGGTCCACAGGGGCTGCACTGCTGGCCGCCTGGCTTTCCACCCTTGCTGCACGCTAGGGAACTGCAGTCCCCAGTGTCCTGGCCACATGAGCCCTCAGCTGCCGGCCCTGAGCCCCAGCATGCCCTTGGCACCATCCCCAGTCCCCTACCATGGATCTGGATCTGGGTCTCAGTGGGCTGGTGCAGGTCTGGGAAGGCCACCAGCAGCCGCTCCCGCTCCCTCAGCTCCACCAGCTCCCGCTCTAGCTCCAGGATGGTTAGCCGCAGGTCCGTAGTCGCCTGCTCCAGGCCTTGCTTCTCCCTCTGCAGGCTCTGCAGCAGCTCCTGGGGCAGGGGGAGGCTCAGGCCTGGCTCCTGAATGAGCCACATGGCACTAAGCGCCCCTGGGGCACCGTCCCCTGCAGGCACTCAGTTGGCCAGAGACTTCTCCAGCAAAAAGGAAGACCCCCACTCTCACCTGCTGGGCCCTGAGCTGGCATTGCCCCTGCTCCCGCTCGCTCTGCAGCTGCTCCTCCACGTGGGCCCGCTGGGCCTCAGCCTCATCCAGGCTGCCCCGCAGCTCCTCACGTTCCTGGTCCAGGCTGTCCAGCTGCTTTAGCAGGGCTCGCTGCTTGGCCTGCAGAGACTAAGCAGGAACAGACAAGCAGGGAGGCTGTGAGACCCACAGGGCTAggcccagccatgtggaactaagGAGTCTATAGCATCTACTACCCCCCCGCTGCTACCCCCCCTGGGGCGTGTGTCTGTGTCTAGGGAACATTGGTCACACACATGGaagggcaggggttgggggaagctGGCAGCAGGCAGATGCACACCAGACCTGGTCAAGGGCAGGACCCCAGCTTGAAGACCCTGGCCCTTGGAACGTAGTTGGCTGACTCTGGGGGTCTCACCCCCACTTCCTTCCAGTCACACGGAGACCCCACTTGGAGAGGAATTCTGGGAACTAAGTTTTTCTTCTCCTTGGGTCTCCAGTGTCACATCATCCCATGTCACTGAAGCCCACATTTCCTAACACCCACTGAATGGAAAGCAGGAAGAACTAATGCTGGACTGCTCAGAGTCCTGGCTCCATCTCTCactagctatgtggccttgggcaacttCCTTAACCTCAataaggctcagtttcctcattcataaaatgggggTGACAATAGTATCTACCTCCTGTTGCTGTAGCGAGGAGTAAGCATCAGAGTCTGTGGCTCCTGAAGCCTGGGTCACAGCAGACACCTGATACATGGTGGCTGTGACAGTTTACAAGGCAGAGAACAGCACCCACTTGGGGTAGAAAGGCTTCCCCTACCCTGGGCCCATGTCTGACCCTGAGAACTCTCAACTGAACTCCTGGCTCCTTGCTGAGCTTTTGAGGGTGGACCCAGCCAGGACAGCCCCCAGACCTGCCCCTTTCACTGGGCAACAGATCACCTACTCCCTCAACCACACTTCTGAGGACTCCTGTGAGGCTCCATTGCCCAGAGCACAGCTGTGGGCCCTGGCTCACCCTCTGCCCACCCTATCCTTCCCCTGGCTGATGGGTTAATTGCCTGTCACGGGCGTCCAGCTCAAAGGCCACCTCCTCCTAGAAGCCATTCTGGATTCCCATGGCAGATGTGGCCATCCCTCCCTGCACCCCTTAGCCATCTGGCAGGAGAGTGTGGCACACCTGTTCATCTTTGCTTGTAGGGCACTCCTCCAGACTGAGGCCTCACTGGGCAGTATCTGTCCCTGGATCACTGTTCCCCCAGTGCCTGGCTCAGGGCAGACTCTCTGTAAAGATGAGTCAACCCCCACACCTGGAGGTATCTCAGGGAGCAGGTACCCAATACAGATGAGCCCCCATTCCCTGACAGTGGAGCCCTCTCTCCCTGCAGCCTACATTGCAGGTGCCCAGGCTGGCAAGGGCCCCGGCCTCACCTCCTGGTGGCGGACCATGCTGTCAACACGGGCCTTCTCCTTATCCAGCTCCGTGCTGGCCCAGCAGATCTGCTGGCCAGCGCCCTCCAGCCGACCCACCAACAGCTGCACCTGCTCCTCCAGCTGCTGCACCTGCCTCTCTGCTGCCGCCCTGCGCTCGCCTTCCTCCTGCAGCTGCTGGGCCTTTGTCTCTGCAGCATTGAGTGGACGTGGGATGGTAGGGCAGGGGAGCGCTGTACTACCTTAGACCCAGGACAGGAGCTCACAtcccatctctgggcctcagagtcCTCAGGAACAAAATGGGGCTCTAGACCCTGCCTGAGGTGGGTTTGGAAAATAGAAGGTGCTTTCTGGGTAGGAGGTGGCACCCCAGTTTGGTCATCGCCCAACAGTGTGGTTGGTCAGGCCCACCCTCCTGTGGCTGGTACCCTTCGTCTTCGCTCTGGATGCTCAGGGGACAGAGATGGACGATGCTCGTCCAGCCACACCCCTGGCTTGAGATGTGGCATCGGGGCCTATGACGGGGTTCCTTACCCATAGCCTGCGTGGACTCCTGCTGCTGTTTCAGTTCTCTCTCCAGGGTGGCCATCTTTGTCTTTAGATCACTTGTTTCTATGGCAGCCAAGAGAGAGGCCCTTCAGGGGGTCCCATGGAGCTGGCCGGCGGCCTTCATGCCCAGTGTGCCCCATGGAGTGGAGGCCGCCTGCGGTCATGGGAGGAGCTCTGGGGAGGTTGGTGGAGGCGGCTGGGCCCTTGTCCACCCTGCTTCTCATGTGCTGGCTGCCATGTGTCTACACTTCTCTGGGCCTTGATGTCGTCCATGGAGGCAACTGTGAGGCTCAGAAAGGGCAAATCCCTCCGGCCTCCCGTCAGTGAGCACTGACCAACTTCTGGTGCCAGGAACTACGTCTCCAATGGCTTTTGCCAAAACCAGAGAGGCTGCTCTGCTTGGCTGGAAGTGCCAGGGGAATAACTCTCTGGAAGTAGCCCTCAATGACTGACAGCGCAAGTGGATACATACCTCGGCTCCCTCCCTGAGAGATGAGTCTGGGCAAGTGTCCTAGCCCAGTTCCTAGCCCCAGCGGGACTGCGATCACAGTGTCACCACCGGACAAACACACCCTTCCTTGctgccctcccttccctgcctcttgcCTGTGTCCCAGCCTGGGTTCTTCCACACAAACCACTTGCCCTGGAAGTCCTGTCTCACAAACATCCATGCAAAGGCTGTGGCAGAGACCCTGGCACCAGGCGTCTGGCCTCTGGGGCACAGACCTGTGAGCAGCTGCTGTTTGTCACGCTCCCACTCGGACAGGCACTGCTCATCCTCCTCTGCCTGTCGCCGCCGCGCCCCCTGCTCCTGTTTCAGCGCCTGCTCCAGCTTGCCCGCCTGCTTCCTCAGGCCATCCTTCTGCCCCTCGGCCTCCTCCAGCTGGGCCCTGAGGGCCTCCACATGCTTACTGAGGCGCTTCAGGTCTTTcctttgctctgctgcccagcgGCCCACTGTGGCAGCTGGCAGTGGCCTGAGCCCCATGCTGTCCTGTACCAGTTGCTGGAACTGGCCTAAGGATGAAGGCAAGTTCTGGCTCTGACACAGGCTGATGACCGCCTTGCCCACCTTCTGCAGGCTTCCCTGGACGCTGGCGCATGCGTCACAGGGCACCAGGGCCGTCTCAATGGTCTGGGAGTAGACACTCCTGGTGTTCCTGGAGGTCGTGGCTGGGAACTGCAGGGAGGCTCTGACAGGGATGCTCTCTGGCTCTTGGCAGGTCTGGGGCAAGCCTGGCACTGGGGAGGAGGGCTTGATGAACTTGGCAGGCAGACATTCAGGGCTCCTGGGTGGCTCGCCCTTGGTGGGCTTGGAGGTGGGAGTCTCTCTTTGGTTTGCCCCTTTCTGTGTTCAGAAAAAGACAAGGGAAAGCAGGTGAGGGAGAAAGTA from Macaca thibetana thibetana isolate TM-01 chromosome 10, ASM2454274v1, whole genome shotgun sequence harbors:
- the CCDC157 gene encoding coiled-coil domain-containing protein 157 isoform X12 — its product is MAHLLGSQACMDSLRTDLTDLQGAIVDVFSRAGPVRFPSWKFPDCMACDLDMVALLEHYDHVPGDPEFTQLSHVVLLELVIDRLLLLLQSCMSYLENLGSEQMMPPAQATGPCMSVGLTVRRFWDSLLKLGMLHQQPLPQKGANQRETPTSKPTKGEPPRSPECLPAKFIKPSSPVPGLPQTCQEPESIPVRASLQFPATTSRNTRSVYSQTIETALVPCDACASVQGSLQKVGKAVISLCQSQNLPSSLGQFQQLVQDSMGLRPLPAATVGRWAAEQRKDLKRLSKHVEALRAQLEEAEGQKDGLRKQAGKLEQALKQEQGARRRQAEEDEQCLSEWERDKQQLLTETSDLKTKMATLERELKQQQESTQAMETKAQQLQEEGERRAAAERQVQQLEEQVQLLVGRLEGAGQQICWASTELDKEKARVDSMVRHQESLQAKQRALLKQLDSLDQEREELRGSLDEAEAQRAHVEEQLQSEREQGQCQLRAQQELLQSLQREKQGLEQATTDLRLTILELERELVELRERERLLVAFPDLHQPTETQIQIHGGRSSSVESQITCPTDSGNVTDHMERQVQANDIRIQVLQEENGRLQSMLSKIREVAQQGGLKLIPQDRLWSPSSKGTQGATQPVQAQSTSPGPLGRQHLPGSKTGRTLLGQPRASPPRQQPCASPPRQPCSQPSKSLLEGVTHLDTCTQNPIKALVRLRKRLSPGRGQASSAHQPQERPM
- the CCDC157 gene encoding coiled-coil domain-containing protein 157 isoform X8, translated to MAHLLGSQACMDSLRTDLTDLQGAIVDVFSRAGPVRFPSWKFPDCMACDLDMVALLEHYDHVPGDPEFTQLSHVVLLELVIDRLLLLLQSCMSYLENLGSEQMMPPAQATGPCMSVGLTVRRFWDSLLKLGMLHQQPLPQKGANQRETPTSKPTKGEPPRSPECLPAKFIKPSSPVPGLPQTCQEPESIPVRASLQFPATTSRNTRSVYSQTIETALVPCDACASVQGSLQKVGKAVISLCQSQNLPSSLGQFQQLVQDSMGLRPLPAATVGRWAAEQRKDLKRLSKHVEALRAQLEEAEGQKDGLRKQAGKLEQALKQEQGARRRQAEEDEQCLSEWERDKQQLLTETSDLKTKMATLERELKQQQESTQAMETKAQQLQEEGERRAAAERQVQQLEEQVQLLVGRLEGAGQQICWASTELDKEKARVDSMVRHQESLQAKQRALLKQLDSLDQEREELRGSLDEAEAQRAHVEEQLQSEREQGQCQLRAQQELLQSLQREKQGLEQATTDLRLTILELERELVELRERERLLVAFPDLHQPTETQIQIHGGRSSSVESQITCPTDSGNVTDHMERQVQANDIRIQVLQEENGRLQSMLSKIREVAQQGGLKLIPQDRLWSPSSKGTQGATQPVQAQSTSPGPLGRQHLPGSKTGRTLLGQPRASPPRQQPCASPPRQQPCASPPRQPCSQPSKSLLEGVTHLDTCTQNPIKALVRLRKRLSPGRGQASSAHQPQERPM
- the CCDC157 gene encoding coiled-coil domain-containing protein 157 isoform X11, encoding MAHLLGSQACMDSLRTDLTDLQGAIVDVFSRAGPVRFPSWKFPDCMACDLDMVALLEHYDHVPGDPEFTQLSHVVLLELVIDRLLLLLQSCMSYLENLGSEQMMPPAQATGPCMSVGLTVRRFWDSLLKLGMLHQQPLPQKGANQRETPTSKPTKGEPPRSPECLPAKFIKPSSPVPGLPQTCQEPESIPVRASLQFPATTSRNTRSVYSQTIETALVPCDACASVQGSLQKVGKAVISLCQSQNLPSSLGQFQQLVQDSMGLRPLPAATVGRWAAEQRKDLKRLSKHVEALRAQLEEAEGQKDGLRKQAGKLEQALKQEQGARRRQAEEDEQCLSEWERDKQQLLTETSDLKTKMATLERELKQQQESTQAMETKAQQLQEEGERRAAAERQVQQLEEQVQLLVGRLEGAGQQICWASTELDKEKARVDSMVRHQESLQAKQRALLKQLDSLDQEREELRGSLDEAEAQRAHVEEQLQSEREQGQCQLRAQQELLQSLQREKQGLEQATTDLRLTILELERELVELRERERLLVAFPDLHQPTETQIQIHGGRSSSVESQITCPTDSGNVTDHMERQVQANDIRIQVLQEENGRLQSMLSKIREVAQQGGLKLIPQDRLWSPSSKGTQGATQPVQAQSTSPGPLGRQHLPGSKTGRTLLGQPRASPPRQQPCASPPRQPCASPPRQPCSQPSKSLLEGVTHLDTCTQNPIKALVRLRKRLSPGRGQASSAHQPQERPM
- the CCDC157 gene encoding coiled-coil domain-containing protein 157 isoform X5 is translated as MAHLLGSQACMDSLRTDLTDLQGAIVDVFSRAGPVRFPSWKFPDCMACDLDMVALLEHYDHVPGDPEFTQLSHVVLLELVIDRLLLLLQSCMSYLENLGSEQMMPPAQATGPCMSVGLTVRRFWDSLLKLGMLHQQPLPQKGANQRETPTSKPTKGEPPRSPECLPAKFIKPSSPVPGLPQTCQEPESIPVRASLQFPATTSRNTRSVYSQTIETALVPCDACASVQGSLQKVGKAVISLCQSQNLPSSLGQFQQLVQDSMGLRPLPAATVGRWAAEQRKDLKRLSKHVEALRAQLEEAEGQKDGLRKQAGKLEQALKQEQGARRRQAEEDEQCLSEWERDKQQLLTETSDLKTKMATLERELKQQQESTQAMETKAQQLQEEGERRAAAERQVQQLEEQVQLLVGRLEGAGQQICWASTELDKEKARVDSMVRHQESLQAKQRALLKQLDSLDQEREELRGSLDEAEAQRAHVEEQLQSEREQGQCQLRAQQELLQSLQREKQGLEQATTDLRLTILELERELVELRERERLLVAFPDLHQPTETQIQIHGGRSSSVESQITCPTDSGNVTDHMERQVQANDIRIQVLQEENGRLQSMLSKIREVAQQGGLKLIPQDRLWSPSSKGTQGATQPVQAQSTSPGPLGRQHLPGSKTGRTLLGQPRASPPRQQPCASPPRQQPCASPPRQQPCASPPRQPCSQPSKSLLEGVTHLDTCTQNPIKALVRLRKRLSPGRGQASSAHQPQERPM
- the CCDC157 gene encoding coiled-coil domain-containing protein 157 isoform X7; the protein is MAHLLGSQACMDSLRTDLTDLQGAIVDVFSRAGPVRFPSWKFPDCMACDLDMVALLEHYDHVPGDPEFTQLSHVVLLELVIDRLLLLLQSCMSYLENLGSEQMMPPAQATGPCMSVGLTVRRFWDSLLKLGMLHQQPLPQKGANQRETPTSKPTKGEPPRSPECLPAKFIKPSSPVPGLPQTCQEPESIPVRASLQFPATTSRNTRSVYSQTIETALVPCDACASVQGSLQKVGKAVISLCQSQNLPSSLGQFQQLVQDSMGLRPLPAATVGRWAAEQRKDLKRLSKHVEALRAQLEEAEGQKDGLRKQAGKLEQALKQEQGARRRQAEEDEQCLSEWERDKQQLLTETSDLKTKMATLERELKQQQESTQAMETKAQQLQEEGERRAAAERQVQQLEEQVQLLVGRLEGAGQQICWASTELDKEKARVDSMVRHQESLQAKQRALLKQLDSLDQEREELRGSLDEAEAQRAHVEEQLQSEREQGQCQLRAQQELLQSLQREKQGLEQATTDLRLTILELERELVELRERERLLVAFPDLHQPTETQIQIHGGRSSSVESQITCPTDSGNVTDHMERQVQANDIRIQVLQEENGRLQSMLSKIREVAQQGGLKLIPQDRLWSPSSKGTQGATQPVQAQSTSPGPLGRQHLPGSKTGRTLLGQPRASPPRQQPCASPPRQQPCASPPRQPCASPPRQPCSQPSKSLLEGVTHLDTCTQNPIKALVRLRKRLSPGRGQASSAHQPQERPM
- the CCDC157 gene encoding coiled-coil domain-containing protein 157 isoform X2, translating into MAHLLGSQACMDSLRTDLTDLQGAIVDVFSRAGPVRFPSWKFPDCMACDLDMVALLEHYDHVPGDPEFTQLSHVVLLELVIDRLLLLLQSCMSYLENLGSEQMMPPAQATGPCMSVGLTVRRFWDSLLKLGMLHQQPLPQKGANQRETPTSKPTKGEPPRSPECLPAKFIKPSSPVPGLPQTCQEPESIPVRASLQFPATTSRNTRSVYSQTIETALVPCDACASVQGSLQKVGKAVISLCQSQNLPSSLGQFQQLVQDSMGLRPLPAATVGRWAAEQRKDLKRLSKHVEALRAQLEEAEGQKDGLRKQAGKLEQALKQEQGARRRQAEEDEQCLSEWERDKQQLLTETSDLKTKMATLERELKQQQESTQAMETKAQQLQEEGERRAAAERQVQQLEEQVQLLVGRLEGAGQQICWASTELDKEKARVDSMVRHQESLQAKQRALLKQLDSLDQEREELRGSLDEAEAQRAHVEEQLQSEREQGQCQLRAQQELLQSLQREKQGLEQATTDLRLTILELERELVELRERERLLVAFPDLHQPTETQIQIHGGRSSSVESQITCPTDSGNVTDHMERQVQANDIRIQVLQEENGRLQSMLSKIREVAQQGGLKLIPQDRLWSPSSKGTQGATQPVQAQSTSPGPLGRQHLPGSKTGRTLLGQPRASPPRQQPCASPPRQQPCASPPRQQPCASPPRQQPCASPPRQPCSQPSKSLLEGVTHLDTCTQNPIKALVRLRKRLSPGRGQASSAHQPQERPM
- the CCDC157 gene encoding coiled-coil domain-containing protein 157 isoform X3, with the protein product MAHLLGSQACMDSLRTDLTDLQGAIVDVFSRAGPVRFPSWKFPDCMACDLDMVALLEHYDHVPGDPEFTQLSHVVLLELVIDRLLLLLQSCMSYLENLGSEQMMPPAQATGPCMSVGLTVRRFWDSLLKLGMLHQQPLPQKGANQRETPTSKPTKGEPPRSPECLPAKFIKPSSPVPGLPQTCQEPESIPVRASLQFPATTSRNTRSVYSQTIETALVPCDACASVQGSLQKVGKAVISLCQSQNLPSSLGQFQQLVQDSMGLRPLPAATVGRWAAEQRKDLKRLSKHVEALRAQLEEAEGQKDGLRKQAGKLEQALKQEQGARRRQAEEDEQCLSEWERDKQQLLTETSDLKTKMATLERELKQQQESTQAMETKAQQLQEEGERRAAAERQVQQLEEQVQLLVGRLEGAGQQICWASTELDKEKARVDSMVRHQESLQAKQRALLKQLDSLDQEREELRGSLDEAEAQRAHVEEQLQSEREQGQCQLRAQQELLQSLQREKQGLEQATTDLRLTILELERELVELRERERLLVAFPDLHQPTETQIQIHGGRSSSVESQITCPTDSGNVTDHMERQVQANDIRIQVLQEENGRLQSMLSKIREVAQQGGLKLIPQDRLWSPSSKGTQGATQPVQAQSTSPGPLGRQHLPGSKTGRTLLGQPRASPPRQQPCASPPRQQPCASPPRQQPCASPPRQPCASPPRQPCSQPSKSLLEGVTHLDTCTQNPIKALVRLRKRLSPGRGQASSAHQPQERPM
- the CCDC157 gene encoding coiled-coil domain-containing protein 157 isoform X13, translated to MAHLLGSQACMDSLRTDLTDLQGAIVDVFSRAGPVRFPSWKFPDCMACDLDMVALLEHYDHVPGDPEFTQLSHVVLLELVIDRLLLLLQSCMSYLENLGSEQMMPPAQATGPCMSVGLTVRRFWDSLLKLGMLHQQPLPQKGANQRETPTSKPTKGEPPRSPECLPAKFIKPSSPVPGLPQTCQEPESIPVRASLQFPATTSRNTRSVYSQTIETALVPCDACASVQGSLQKVGKAVISLCQSQNLPSSLGQFQQLVQDSMGLRPLPAATVGRWAAEQRKDLKRLSKHVEALRAQLEEAEGQKDGLRKQAGKLEQALKQEQGARRRQAEEDEQCLSEWERDKQQLLTETSDLKTKMATLERELKQQQESTQAMETKAQQLQEEGERRAAAERQVQQLEEQVQLLVGRLEGAGQQICWASTELDKEKARVDSMVRHQESLQAKQRALLKQLDSLDQEREELRGSLDEAEAQRAHVEEQLQSEREQGQCQLRAQQELLQSLQREKQGLEQATTDLRLTILELERELVELRERERLLVAFPDLHQPTETQIQIHGGRSSSVESQITCPTDSGNVTDHMERQVQANDIRIQVLQEENGRLQSMLSKIREVAQQGGLKLIPQDRLWSPSSKGTQGATQPVQAQSTSPGPLGRQHLPGSKTGRTLLGQPRASPPRQPCASPPRQPCSQPSKSLLEGVTHLDTCTQNPIKALVRLRKRLSPGRGQASSAHQPQERPM
- the CCDC157 gene encoding coiled-coil domain-containing protein 157 isoform X1, which produces MAHLLGSQACMDSLRTDLTDLQGAIVDVFSRAGPVRFPSWKFPDCMACDLDMVALLEHYDHVPGDPEFTQLSHVVLLELVIDRLLLLLQSCMSYLENLGSEQMMPPAQATGPCMSVGLTVRRFWDSLLKLGMLHQQPLPQKGANQRETPTSKPTKGEPPRSPECLPAKFIKPSSPVPGLPQTCQEPESIPVRASLQFPATTSRNTRSVYSQTIETALVPCDACASVQGSLQKVGKAVISLCQSQNLPSSLGQFQQLVQDSMGLRPLPAATVGRWAAEQRKDLKRLSKHVEALRAQLEEAEGQKDGLRKQAGKLEQALKQEQGARRRQAEEDEQCLSEWERDKQQLLTETSDLKTKMATLERELKQQQESTQAMETKAQQLQEEGERRAAAERQVQQLEEQVQLLVGRLEGAGQQICWASTELDKEKARVDSMVRHQESLQAKQRALLKQLDSLDQEREELRGSLDEAEAQRAHVEEQLQSEREQGQCQLRAQQELLQSLQREKQGLEQATTDLRLTILELERELVELRERERLLVAFPDLHQPTETQIQIHGGRSSSVESQITCPTDSGNVTDHMERQVQANDIRIQVLQEENGRLQSMLSKIREVAQQGGLKLIPQDRLWSPSSKGTQGATQPVQAQSTSPGPLGRQHLPGSKTGRTLLGQPRASPPRQQPCASPPRQQPCASPPRQQPCASPPRQQPCASPPRQQPCASPPRQPCSQPSKSLLEGVTHLDTCTQNPIKALVRLRKRLSPGRGQASSAHQPQERPM
- the CCDC157 gene encoding coiled-coil domain-containing protein 157 isoform X4, with the protein product MAHLLGSQACMDSLRTDLTDLQGAIVDVFSRAGPVRFPSWKFPDCMACDLDMVALLEHYDHVPGDPEFTQLSHVVLLELVIDRLLLLLQSCMSYLENLGSEQMMPPAQATGPCMSVGLTVRRFWDSLLKLGMLHQQPLPQKGANQRETPTSKPTKGEPPRSPECLPAKFIKPSSPVPGLPQTCQEPESIPVRASLQFPATTSRNTRSVYSQTIETALVPCDACASVQGSLQKVGKAVISLCQSQNLPSSLGQFQQLVQDSMGLRPLPAATVGRWAAEQRKDLKRLSKHVEALRAQLEEAEGQKDGLRKQAGKLEQALKQEQGARRRQAEEDEQCLSEWERDKQQLLTETSDLKTKMATLERELKQQQESTQAMETKAQQLQEEGERRAAAERQVQQLEEQVQLLVGRLEGAGQQICWASTELDKEKARVDSMVRHQESLQAKQRALLKQLDSLDQEREELRGSLDEAEAQRAHVEEQLQSEREQGQCQLRAQQELLQSLQREKQGLEQATTDLRLTILELERELVELRERERLLVAFPDLHQPTETQIQIHGGRSSSVESQITCPTDSGNVTDHMERQVQANDIRIQVLQEENGRLQSMLSKIREVAQQGGLKLIPQDRLWSPSSKGTQGATQPVQAQSTSPGPLGRQHLPGSKTGRTLLGQPRASPPRQQPCASPPRQQPCASPPRQPCASPPRQQPCASPPRQPCSQPSKSLLEGVTHLDTCTQNPIKALVRLRKRLSPGRGQASSAHQPQERPM